The bacterium genome includes the window GTGATTCATGCTTGTTAGAATCTTTTATTCGAATTGGCATACATTTATCGATGCTATTAATGTCTTTAGTTCCGATAATCAGTGCAATAATCGCCTGGGTATTTCTCGGAGAGAATCTCGATTATATGGCTGTGCTTGCTATAGTCCTTACAGTTAGTGGTGTTATGATAGTTATCATCGACCGCAGAAGATCACTGCCATCTAATGGTCAAAAGCACTATCTTACTGGCATTCTTTTCGGTTTAGGTGGTGCTGTGGGACAGGCGGTTGGTCTTGCTATGTCTAAAAAAGGGCTTTTTGGTGATTTTTCTGGGCTATCAGCAACGCTTATTAGAGTGAGCTTCGCGATACCTTTAGTATGGTTAATTGCGGTTTTACAAAAAAAGATCGGAACAACTATCCATTCTTCTAAGAAAACTGGTGCTATTAAGTATATTGCTCTTGGTGCCTTTACTGGACCATTCCTCGGGGTGTGGCTTTCGATGATCGCGGTTCAAAATACTTTTGTGGGTATAGCATCGACATTAATGGCTTTACCTCCAGTATTCCTTTTACCAATCGCCCATTATTATTTCAAAGAAAAGGTTACTATGGTCTCTATCCTCGGCACATTGATTGCAGTTACAGGAACAGCATTAGTGTTTTTGGGATAGGAGGTAATTCGGTGAAACTCGCTACAATTAAAATTTCCGATGGAACAGTAATAGCTCTTAAAACAGGTAATAGGCTGCTTCTAATCGATAGAGCTTATGGAGCCCTTTACAACGAGACCTCCCCCCCATTTCTATGGGACATGCGCACTCTTCTCGAGGTTGGCGTTATGGCTTTCGATGAGATACATAGGTTAGCTGAGCGCGTCGAAACTGATCAAATTGAAGATAGTCATTTTTATATCGGAGAAGACGAGGCTGATTTCGCACCGCCGATTGTCAACCCAAATAAGATAATTTGTATAGGCCAGAATTATCGGGATCATTGCATCGAGCAAAACAAGCCTTTTCCAAAAAGGCCAATTCTTTTCTCTAAATTTGCATTCGCTTTAACGGGCCATAAATGTGAAATTATAAAACCGGGTTTAACTGAAAAACTCGATTTCGAGGGAGAGCTCGCCTTTGTTATAGGCAAACACTGCCATAGGATTTCGCAAGAGAATGCAATGGATTATATTGTGGGATATTCTATCTTCCACGATGTAAGCGCAAGGGATATTCAATTCACTGATAAGCAATGGCTTAGAGGAAAAACCTTCCCGACCTTTGCGCCAATGGGGCCCTATCTGGTTACCGCAGATGAGATAATAGACCCGAGCGATCTTCATATCACAACAGAACTTAATGATAGCATCATGCAAGATTCGCGCACAAGTAATATGATATTCGATGTGTCTTATCTGGTTTCTTTCATAAGCCAGGCTATCCCCCTTCAACCTGGGGATATCGTGGCAACAGGCACACCTAACGGGGTTGGGTTTTTTAGGAAAGAACCGATTTTTTTACACGATGGAGATAGAGTCGATATTAACATCGATCTTTTAGGGAAGCTATCTAATACAGTTATTGACGAAGCATTATAAATTTTGTAAACTATCAGTGAATTGGCAAAAATTAATAAGGAGAAAAATGAAAAAAAATATCCTTTGTTTAAGCGTTATCCTAGCCCTATTGATCATTGGGTGTTCGGATAAAACGAAAGCTCTCGAAGAGAGTATCATAACGAGTGGCAAAATCGTTACTCTTTCTACTATTACTCAGGATGGTATGACAGGTCAATTAAAAACAGAAACTGTATTTTCTGGAGATAAAAGCCGTTCCATAACCACCGTAACATCTGAGATGGGCCAACAAGAAGTTATACAGTTATGGATTGGAAAGAAAATATATAACTTCGCGCAGAACCAGCCA containing:
- a CDS encoding fumarylacetoacetate hydrolase family protein gives rise to the protein MKLATIKISDGTVIALKTGNRLLLIDRAYGALYNETSPPFLWDMRTLLEVGVMAFDEIHRLAERVETDQIEDSHFYIGEDEADFAPPIVNPNKIICIGQNYRDHCIEQNKPFPKRPILFSKFAFALTGHKCEIIKPGLTEKLDFEGELAFVIGKHCHRISQENAMDYIVGYSIFHDVSARDIQFTDKQWLRGKTFPTFAPMGPYLVTADEIIDPSDLHITTELNDSIMQDSRTSNMIFDVSYLVSFISQAIPLQPGDIVATGTPNGVGFFRKEPIFLHDGDRVDINIDLLGKLSNTVIDEAL
- a CDS encoding DMT family transporter, with the translated sequence MNQYLGEIAALGAAVCWTFTSAFFTESGRRVGSVVVNRLRLLAAGLYLSIFHVLIYGSFYPIDAAPERFLWLGLSGIIGFALGDSCLLESFIRIGIHLSMLLMSLVPIISAIIAWVFLGENLDYMAVLAIVLTVSGVMIVIIDRRRSLPSNGQKHYLTGILFGLGGAVGQAVGLAMSKKGLFGDFSGLSATLIRVSFAIPLVWLIAVLQKKIGTTIHSSKKTGAIKYIALGAFTGPFLGVWLSMIAVQNTFVGIASTLMALPPVFLLPIAHYYFKEKVTMVSILGTLIAVTGTALVFLG